Genomic segment of Psychrobacter sanguinis:
TTCAGCTTAATAGTCTGAAGAATCCAACCACTGTTTATGAGCGTGATTGTGCGTCTCTAGAGGGAGTGAGTGACTCAATGATGCAACGTTTAATAGACGTTCGTGACGCAGTATTATTGTCGGCGCTAAATTAAATTTGTTATTACCTATTAACTAAATAGGCTAACTTAATTAAACTAGCGTTTTTAGAAAGACGGATATAGGTTATTCATAAGCTTTACAGTTGTCTTAGCGATTATGCTTGGGCAACTCAGTTACCAATACCGTACTGTTATTACCTTAGATTAGCAACTAAACTCACTAGGTCGAATCAGACCATTAAGATAAGAGGATAACGAAATGAGTGACAATGATCTTGATGATTTCGATGATGAAAACTTCGAAGACGATGATGATGCCAAAAAAGTGGACGAAGCCGAAGCGGAAGCTGCGCGCTTAACCAGTTTAGAGAAGCGTCGTCTTATCGATAATATGCTAGAAGAAAAGCGCTTGGCTCGTGAGCTAAGAGATGGTTTCGATGATGATTTTGACGATTTCGATGACGAAGACTTTGATGATGAAGACTTCGATGACGAAGCAGAGGAAGATTAATATAAGCGGTTAGCCCGATGCTGACCGCTTTGTTCTTGACCCACGCTATCTGGTGGGAAATACACAGATCTACAGTGGGTGCTTTACTTAGTGATGATGACTCAAGCACAATTGGATCAGCACTATTAAATTAGCCCCACCGAATTATTAACTCGAATAGAACCTCGGGACTCATAGTCCTTTCATATCAGGCTCATCACTGTCTTTTTGCCTTTTGTCGCAACCTATAGCGCCACTAACCCTCAATTTTCCTAAATTAAAAAAAGAGATTACTATGACTTTAGAAGAGTTACAAAGCTTCCTAGATTCTGACGCCAATGAACATGGTCTAGACAGTGTGGCTACTCATGGATTTTTGACGGCAACCATCGTGGGTAAGCCTTTACCTAACTGGCTGTCACTGTTGTTCGAAGGTCAAGATTCAAAAGTAAGTGCTGAGGTAAAAGCGGCCATTAAAGAGTGGCGAGCAGAACTACTAGAAGATCTACACAGTGAGGAAGGCATTGCCTTGCCGCTAGAAATTGATGAAGATTCAGGAGAGATGGATTTCTCACCAGAATCTGAGTTAACTGCTTGGTCAATTGGCTTTGTTGATGCCATGTATGGTGATGAAAATGTCGATTGGTTTAGCGATGAAGACAGTAGTGAAGATGTGGCGATGCTGACCCTACCGATGATGGTATTTAGTGGTATTGATACGGTTGACGGTGAGGAAGATGAAGATTTAGCCGCCATTCGTCGTGATGATGATGCGTTGGCTCAAATGGCCAATAGTATCGAAGGTAACTTAAGCGAACTGTTTTTATTGTTCCATACAGAAGACTAGTTCAATAAAAATATTGGCTTAATATAAAACATTAAGTGAATACGGAAGCGTAAATTATGAGCGTACAACTGTCCAATCTAGAACACTTACCAGGTTATATCATTACTGAGCGTTTGGACGTGGTGTATGGCAGTACGGTGCGCTCAAAGCATGTGGGTAAAGACATCTTCGCCAGTCTCAAAAACATTGTAGGCGGTGAGTTGACCGCTTACACCGAGCTGTTAGAAGAGTCGCGTCAAGAAGCAATAGACCGCATGATGGTTAAGGCTGAAGCGTTAGGTGCAGATGCCATTGTCGGTATACGCTTTTCTACCTCGAGTATTGCCCAAGGCGCCTCTGAGCTTTTTGTTTATGGTACTGCGGTTAGAGCTGTTCCTGATAATGGTGCTAGCCATTTATCGAATAATACCTATCCTCCTCAGTCTGTTGCAACCCAGAGCCCTTCAATACCGCCATTACCCTCTGCTGAAACAGACAGAAATGAATTTGACCAGTAATCGGGGTCTAATAGATACTCGCAGTTTGCTACATAATAGCGATTCAACAAATAGTGATAGCTTAGAGTGCTTAAACGGCTCAAATGGCTTAAATGATGGGCATAACCCTAGGATACGGCTGTAATGGATACCGTTTCTGACTTTATTATTAATAATATCGTTTTTATCGGCTTGTTCTTTCTGGGCTGGGTTTTTGGGCGTCTTAATGAAGGGGACCATCTTAAACGCCTCGATGTGGCTGAAAAAGAGCTAGGCCATATCATTGTCTCAAGTGAGCGCTTTTATCAGCCCAAAATCAGCGATGGCACCCAAGGTGTGTTGGTCATGGGTAGCGTGGTCATTGCTCAAGATTACTTTAAAATGATTATCGCCCGTATTTTGAGTCTATTTGGCAAAAACCTCACCACCTATGAGACCTTATTAGATCGTGCCCGCCGTGAAGCTGTGCTGCGCATGAAATTAGAAGCTCAGTTTTTGGGCTACAATCAAGTGTATGGCTTGCGTCTAGAAGTGACCAGTATCAATCTTACCGGTAGTATGGTCGAAGCGATCGCCTATGGCACCGCTGTATATAGCGTGGATAATCCTCGAATTCCTCCACCTCTACCTGTATAGCCATGTCATGTAGCATTCGATTCTAGCATTTGGCGTTGCTATTTATTTTTGTTGTATGTTTTTGCTATGTTGGTTTTGCTCTTTATCTACAGGCTATCAATTTATAGCTATTTATAGCGTGTCTATCCATGATACGTCTTTAGTTAATCCGTTTAACCTCCCTTTTGACCGATGCCCTGCCATTGTAGAGGCATAAATTGCCTCACCATCTAACAAAATTCCGTCATCTGCGTTAAAATCAACCTACCTGAAGATTTTATTCTTACGATTTACTTTTTAATTCGATCCTTTATTTAATTCTAATCCTTTTACACAGTCACCAACGATAAGACACTTCTATTATGAGCAATCAAAATCTTACGACATCCATCCAGTCAGCCTTAAAGCAGCTAGAAAATGCGTATAACCCAGGTGAAGTTGAGCAGGGTATGTATCAGCGCTGGGAAGACAATGGCTATTTTCAGCCAAAATACAACAGCGATGAGTCATTTTCTATTGCCTTACCACCACCGAACGTGACCGGTAGCTTGCACATGGGTCACGGCTTTAACAATGCCATTATGGACTCGTTAACCCGTTATCATCGTATGCTGGGTGACAATACCTTATGGCAACCAGGTACTGACCACGCCGGTATCGCCACCCAGATGGTAGTTGAGCGCCGTCTAAATGCAGAAGGCATCAAACGTACTGACCTTACCCGTGAAGACTTTATCGATAAAGTGTGGGAGTGGAAAGAGGAGTCGGGTGGTAATATTACCCGTCAGATTCGTCGTCTAGGCTCTTCAGTGGATTGGTCGCGTGAGCGCTTCACTATGGATGAAGGCTTATCAAACGCGGTAAAAGAAGTATTCGTTCGCTTGCATGAAGATGGTTTAATTTATCGTGGTAAGCGTCTAGTGAACTGGGATCCTAAGTTCCAAACTGCCTTGTCTGACCTAGAAGTTGAAAACCATGACGAAAAAGGTTCGTTGTGGCATTTCCGTTACTACTTCACTGATAAGTCAGTTAAGACCCAAGACGGTAAAGACTATGTGGTTGTGGCAACCACCCGTCCTGAAACCTTATTGGGCGATACAGCGGTTGCAGTAAACCCTAAAGATGAGCGCTATGCCCACTTAGTGGGTAAGACCATTACCTTGCCAATTACTGGTCGTGAAGTGCCCATTGTCGCCGATGACTATGTGGATATCGAATTTGGTACCGGTGTGGTAAAAATTACCCCTGCTCATGACTTTAATGACTATGAGCTGGGCCGTCGTCACAATACCCCGCTTATTAATATTTTCGATAAAAATGCGCATATCTTGGCAGAGATGGAGATTTACCCAAATCTGCAAACCCGCAATCCTGAGCTTGAGACTACGCCAGAAGCCTATGTTGGTTTAGAGCGTTTTGAAGCCCGTAAGAAGTTAGTTGAGCAAGCTACTGATGAAGGCTGGCTCGACCAGATTGAAGACTATCAGCTTAAAGCCCCACGTGGCGACCGCAGTGGCGTTATCGTTGAGCCTTGGTTAACCGACCAGTGGTATGTGGCAGTAGAACAATTGGCCAAACCTGCTATTGAAGCGGTAGAAGATGGCCGTATTGAGTTTGTGCCAGCCCAGTACAAAAACATGTACATGGCTTGGATGACTGACCTACAAGACTGGTGTATCAGCCGTCAGCTATGGTGGGGTCACCGTATTCCCGCTTGGTATGACAATGAGGACAATATTTATGTTGCCCGTGATGAAGCGGAAGTTCGCAGCAAATACAATCTAGATGACAGCGTTGAGCTGCGTCAGGATGAAGACGTGCTAGACACTTGGTTTAGTTCAGGCTTATGGACCTTTAGTACCTTAGGCTGGGGTGATGATACCCAAGACCAAAAAGCACTACAAACTTTCCACCCGACTAGTGTGTTGGTGACCGGCTTTGACATCATTTTCTTCTGGGTTGCCCGTATGATCATGATGACCATGCACTTTATGAAGAATGAAGATGGTACACCACAAGTTCCATTCAAAACCGTATATGTCCACGGTTTAGTGCGTGACAGCCATGGTCAAAAAATGTCTAAGTCTAAAGGCAACGTGCTAGATCCTATCGACTTAATCGATGGTATCGACTTAGAAACCCTGGTTGAAAAACGCACCAGCAATATGATGAACCCCAAAGATGCGGCTAAGATTGAGAAGCAGACTCGCAAAGAGTTCCCAGAAGGTATTCCTGCGTATGGTACTGATGCGCTACGTTTCACCTTTACCTCTTTAGCTAGCACCGGTCGTGACATTAACTTCGATCTAAAACGAGTAGAAGGCTATCGTAACTTCTGTAATAAAATCTGGAACGCTAGCCGTTTCGTATTGATGAATTGTGTCGACAAAGAAGGTAACGCTCTACCTATCGATACAGCAGCCAATGCGGACGTTTGGGAACTGCCAGAAAAATGGATTATGAGCCGCCTAAACTCGACGGTTGCCAATATTCATCAGCATTATGAGCAGTATCGCTTGGATATGGTCAGCCACGATATCTATGAGTTTATCTGGAACGAATACTGCGACTGGTATGTAGAGCTTGCCAAAGCCAGCTTGAACGACAGCTCAGTATCAGAGCAGCGCAAAGCACAAATCCGTTATGTATTATTGCATGTGTTAGAGACGGCGCTGCGTTTTGCGCACCCAATGATGCCGTATCTGACCGAAGAGATTTGGCAGACTATTGCACCGCTATTAGATCGCAAAAATAGCGACAGCATCATGGTGGCGAAGTTCCCAGAAGTGGACGAGTCTCAAGTAAATGCTCAAGTTGAAGACGACATGACATGGCTACAAGAGCTAATCGCTGGCGTGCGTAACATCCGTGGTGAGATGAAGCTGGGCAATGCGGTGCGTCTGCCTGTGCTACTTGAGAACATCACTGAGGAGCAACTAGAGCGTCTAAACCGTATCGAAAATCAGTTTAAAGCGCTAGCTAAAGTAGAAAGCCTAACCATCTTAAAACAAGGTGATGAGGTGCCATTATCTTCATCAAGTATGGTCGGTAAGCTTCGTGTGTTGGTCCCAATGAAAGGTTTAATTGACCCAACCGCTGAGCTTAATCGTCTGGCTAAATCACAAGAGAAGCTACAGAAGCAAGCTGATGGCATTGCTCGTAAGCTTGGCAATGAAGGCTTCGTCAGCAAAGCCCCTGCGGAAGTCGTCGAGGCGGAGAAGGCGAAGTTAGAAGAGCTAGAAGGTCAGCTTAAAGTGATGAGTGAGCAGATGGAGCAGTTAAAAGCTTTGTAATTAAAACAGAGCAAAAGCCTAAAAAGCATGGCCTCAGCATTTACTGATTTAAACAGTGAGAAATATGCGGGTCATGCGTAGGCGATTGTTAACGACTTTGCTCGGCGCTCGTCCCTCACGCAAAAGCAAAAACTATAAAAAACGCCACCATTTTTATGGTGGCGTTTATATTTTTTAGATTTGCATTAATGAGATGTGACTATAATAAAGTAAGTTATTCAAAATTGCTTGTTGAAGGTTTTTTAAAATATGAAGTGTATTGAAGAAGGTTGTTCCAATAAGGTTTTTAATACATTTAATAAATGTGCTTTGCATTGTGAAAAGCAAAGTTATCAAGATGATAGAAGAAGTGGATTACTACAAGAATTTTATAATTTATTACGAGAGTATATTGCGGATTATTTATCTGACCCACTTTTTTCGCATCATCAAGGTATTATCAGTCTGATAAGAGACTTCGAAAATAGAAACGAGAAAAACAATAGTTTTTCTTATAGAGTTTTGGGTAGTATAGAAATAGTTGTTGATAGAATCGCGTTACCTGAAAGGAAAGCTATAGATGATTTCGATTATTTTAAGTTACTGGCAGCATTTAAAGGGGTTCATTTTAGAAGATGTGATATCTACACTGACAATATGGATTTGAAAGGTTGTAAGATTTATTTTGATGAGTGTGTTTTTAAAAATTGGTTTGGTATAAGTGAGTATGAATTACTAGAATCAGCAGGTAACGCAATCTTTGATGGTTGTCATTTTTATGAAAGTTTAACAGGAAGTGCTGGTGAAGAAAAATCAAGAGATATTAGTGTTAAGCTATTTGAAAATTGTATGTTTGATAAAGGTATTGAGCTATCTAACTTAAACTTCAAGGATAGTGTATTTAATAACTCTGATGGTTTTGTAAGTGTTATAGAAAGGATTTTACTTAAAAAATGTCAATTTGACGAAGACTTCAAGATTAACAATCTTTTTTCTAATGAGTTCAAGGCATACAAATGTATCTTCAAGAAGAAGTTTGAGGTAAAAGAATCCTGTATTAGTAATTTAGAGCTGAACGATAGCAATATTGACAAAATATTTGACGTATTTGGAAGTTGGTTTCGCAAAACTAAATTTCAGAAGATGATTTTTAATGACTTTGTTGGTTTTGAAAAGGTACAGTTTGGAATAAAAGGTAATTGTGAGAGAGAGTATATAGCTGAGTTTATATATACAACATTTATGAGTTTTTCAAATTTTAGAGAGGCAAAGTTTCACTCTGGTCTAGATTTTGAACGTGCAAATTTGAAAGAAACTCCTAATTTCCTTAGAGCTGAAGTAAGTCAGTCAAATACAAACAGAGAGACCTTCCGTATTATTAAACATTCTTTCGATAGTGTTGGTAATCAAATTGAAGCTAATAAGTTTTTCGTAAAAGAAATGAAAGCCTATAAAAAGGAGTTAGATAATACAAAGCCTAAAAATAATTGTCTAATAAAGCAATTGAAGAAGTCAAAAAATTTAAAAGAGTTTAAGAAAATCATAGAGTTTAATGAATCTAAAAGGGCGAGGTTGGTATTTAATATAAATTATTGTATTTCTGAGTTTGGTGAAAATTACTTTAAACCTATACGATTACTTGTATATAGCTTATTGATCTATACATTATTTAATTATGCACACAATTGGTATTTCGAAAAATTTGAATATCTGATACATCCTTGGTTTGATTGTGTTTCAGTTTTCTTGAATGATTTAGCTAATAACTTCTTACCTTTTAGGGGATTCCTTAAAGATAAAAGTGGCATGGAGTTCATAAGTTTAATTTTTTACATATGGTTCGCTATTCTAGTTTGGCAGATAATAGTAGCTATTAAAAGGCATACTCAGCGCTAGTCATATTTTCGAATGATCAAATAAATTATATAATCAACTAAAAATCATCTCTAGCATTTAAAAGTGAGTTTCTAGTGTGCCTAGGGCCAAAAAACCGCTACAGTAATACTATAGCGGTTTTTTCATTTCTAAATTTTGATAAGTGCTTTTTAATTGATTTTCTGTGTCATAGTTATGGTTTACTTCAGCCAGGATCAAAGTAGTATCCTCTGAGATAGAGTAATGGGAAATGTAAATTTGACAAGATAAGTATAAGGCGTGATATGAAAACGAAAGACATCATACAGTCTATTAGAAATAATACTTTTGAAGAAAAAGAGATCATGCCTAGTGAAATAGAAGTTCATGAAATACTAAGTATCTCAGATATGCATATTCTTAAAGAGCTTGCTAAAAACCGTGAGAAATTTCAAATTTTAAGAAGAACTGAAACTTGGCAGAATAATGGTGTACGGCAATTAGTTTTAAGAAAAATGGATGAGTTGGTTACTTTCCTAAGATATATAGAAAATGGTGATTGTCGTTGTATTAAGTATCAATTTATTAAGCCAGATCCTGAAAAAGAAGAAAGCCTAGGTTTAGTTAAAATATTAAAAAAAGTACAGCATGACCGCTTTTTTGAAATTTCATATGAATGTGAATGTACCATCTGCCATACGATCTTTATCTGTCATTCAGCAGAAGAGAGGTTTCATATAGGATATTATTGGCGTAGGAAGCCTATCTAGTAAGACAATTTACGCTAAAGTTTACAGAAAGACTGTCTCTTATAACCGATAATATTTGCAAACGATTTAAATAGCGTTAATATGAAATGACTCACTTAACCAATAAAATCAAGGAACGATTATGAGCTATCATATGAAGATTACAGCTGCTGCCATGATCAGTAGCGCCTTATTATTGTCAGGCTGTGCCAGTACCGGTATGGCACCTAATTCTCCTAGTAACAACTACCAATTACCTCAAGGTATATATGACGGCTATTGGGCCATGACTTCAGGGATGAATGGTGAAGCGGCTGTGGTTAGCTTCAAGAATGGAATGAGCTATAACTATCGTTTTCAGTGTTATATCGATGGTAGCTATAAGCAAGTTAGTGTGGAGCAGTACCAGCTTATACCTATGCAAACCTCTATAGGACTACAGTATGGAAACGAGCCAGTATTTTCATACATTAAAGTAGATAAGTTAGTACCAAAACAAGCGCTTATG
This window contains:
- a CDS encoding PA3496 family putative envelope integrity protein, with the translated sequence MSDNDLDDFDDENFEDDDDAKKVDEAEAEAARLTSLEKRRLIDNMLEEKRLARELRDGFDDDFDDFDDEDFDDEDFDDEAEED
- a CDS encoding YbjQ family protein — translated: MSVQLSNLEHLPGYIITERLDVVYGSTVRSKHVGKDIFASLKNIVGGELTAYTELLEESRQEAIDRMMVKAEALGADAIVGIRFSTSSIAQGASELFVYGTAVRAVPDNGASHLSNNTYPPQSVATQSPSIPPLPSAETDRNEFDQ
- a CDS encoding YbjQ family protein, which produces MDTVSDFIINNIVFIGLFFLGWVFGRLNEGDHLKRLDVAEKELGHIIVSSERFYQPKISDGTQGVLVMGSVVIAQDYFKMIIARILSLFGKNLTTYETLLDRARREAVLRMKLEAQFLGYNQVYGLRLEVTSINLTGSMVEAIAYGTAVYSVDNPRIPPPLPV
- a CDS encoding valine--tRNA ligase, which produces MSNQNLTTSIQSALKQLENAYNPGEVEQGMYQRWEDNGYFQPKYNSDESFSIALPPPNVTGSLHMGHGFNNAIMDSLTRYHRMLGDNTLWQPGTDHAGIATQMVVERRLNAEGIKRTDLTREDFIDKVWEWKEESGGNITRQIRRLGSSVDWSRERFTMDEGLSNAVKEVFVRLHEDGLIYRGKRLVNWDPKFQTALSDLEVENHDEKGSLWHFRYYFTDKSVKTQDGKDYVVVATTRPETLLGDTAVAVNPKDERYAHLVGKTITLPITGREVPIVADDYVDIEFGTGVVKITPAHDFNDYELGRRHNTPLINIFDKNAHILAEMEIYPNLQTRNPELETTPEAYVGLERFEARKKLVEQATDEGWLDQIEDYQLKAPRGDRSGVIVEPWLTDQWYVAVEQLAKPAIEAVEDGRIEFVPAQYKNMYMAWMTDLQDWCISRQLWWGHRIPAWYDNEDNIYVARDEAEVRSKYNLDDSVELRQDEDVLDTWFSSGLWTFSTLGWGDDTQDQKALQTFHPTSVLVTGFDIIFFWVARMIMMTMHFMKNEDGTPQVPFKTVYVHGLVRDSHGQKMSKSKGNVLDPIDLIDGIDLETLVEKRTSNMMNPKDAAKIEKQTRKEFPEGIPAYGTDALRFTFTSLASTGRDINFDLKRVEGYRNFCNKIWNASRFVLMNCVDKEGNALPIDTAANADVWELPEKWIMSRLNSTVANIHQHYEQYRLDMVSHDIYEFIWNEYCDWYVELAKASLNDSSVSEQRKAQIRYVLLHVLETALRFAHPMMPYLTEEIWQTIAPLLDRKNSDSIMVAKFPEVDESQVNAQVEDDMTWLQELIAGVRNIRGEMKLGNAVRLPVLLENITEEQLERLNRIENQFKALAKVESLTILKQGDEVPLSSSSMVGKLRVLVPMKGLIDPTAELNRLAKSQEKLQKQADGIARKLGNEGFVSKAPAEVVEAEKAKLEELEGQLKVMSEQMEQLKAL
- a CDS encoding YecA/YgfB family protein; the encoded protein is MTLEELQSFLDSDANEHGLDSVATHGFLTATIVGKPLPNWLSLLFEGQDSKVSAEVKAAIKEWRAELLEDLHSEEGIALPLEIDEDSGEMDFSPESELTAWSIGFVDAMYGDENVDWFSDEDSSEDVAMLTLPMMVFSGIDTVDGEEDEDLAAIRRDDDALAQMANSIEGNLSELFLLFHTED